In the Arachis hypogaea cultivar Tifrunner chromosome 20, arahy.Tifrunner.gnm2.J5K5, whole genome shotgun sequence genome, AGGATCCTCTTGTAATTCTTTATGGTCTCTTCCTCCAGGGGGTAGAACAGAACAGTATCATCCACAAACTGAAAATGTGACAACTCGACATGGTCTCTACCCACCAGTAACGGCAGTAATCTCCCATTTCTCACCACCTCTCCAAACATCCTATGTAGAACGTCAACCACAAGTTCAAAGAGAAATGGAGACAGCGGATCCCCCTGTCGCAATCCTTTTTCCATCTTAAAAGGCTTAGATGGCGATCCGTTTATCAGCACTGACATGGAACTCGTACCTACACACTCCATAACCCAACTCCTCCATCTATGTCCAAGGCCCATCTTCTGCAACACAAGGTCTACGAAACTCCACTTGACTCTATCATATGCTTTCTGGAAATCTAACTTTATTATTACCgtctccttcttcctctcttttaTCCATTGAACAGTTTCGCAAGCGATAAGAGCCCATCATGAATCTTTCGTCCCTTGACAAAGGCGCTCTGTGTCTCACCTACCAGTCGTGGCATGATTGCTCGCATCCTCCTAACCAGTATTTTTGAAATGACTTTATACACACAACCTACCATGATGATCGGTCTCAGGTCTTTGATTTCTTTTGCACTAGTGAACTTAGGGGCCAATGCCACCCAAGTGAGATTCGCATTCGCTGGCATCTTGGACGTAAGGAAGAAATCCATCACCGCTGCCGTAAAATCAGATCCAATTTCAGCCCAGCACCTCTTTATAAAGTTCATGTTATACCCATCACTTCCTGGTGCCTTGCAAGATTCACAATCTCAGACTGCTTCTTTAATCTCTTGAGGATTCGGCTGTACTTCCAGAGCCAAAGCATCATCTTCATCAATCATTTCTACCAATCCGTCCCTGAACCCCACCAAAGGAGACTCTTCCTGATGATACAAATTCTTGTAGAAGTCCCTAACCGCAATCTTAATCCGAGCTTGGTTCCTTATCAATCTTCCATTAATGAGCAACTCATCAATCCTGTTGTTTCTCCTTCTCGCAGAAGCTAAATTATGGAAGTATCTCGTATTTTTATCAATGTCCTTCGTATGTCTAGATCGCGACATTTGCTTCCAATGTAGCTCCTTTCTTACATACCATTTCTCACAGCAAGTCACCAGCGCCTTTCTTCTAGCCTCCATTGTTCCATCATAGACACCATCACCCACCATTTCATCAATCTTCTTGATCTCTTTCTCAAACTTCATGATTGTCTTGTCCATATTCCCAAAGTTATTTTTATGCCATCTTCCCAAAGGAACTGTCAAAGCCTTCAATTTATCTGTGAATGGTGCTTCTCCTAAGCCTCTCCATTCCTCCTTGACCAATCTCAAAAAATCTTCATGGGTAAACCACGAATCAAGACTTCTGAACGGCCTCGGCCCATCGCTTCGCCTCCTTTCTTCCACTATGATAGGACAATGGTCAGACAAACCCCTAGGACCACCTCGCATCCGAGTCTCTGAAAAATTTTCAAGCCATTCCAGACTAACCAGAACCCTATCAATACGGCTGCATGATCGACCTTTGAACCATGTAAACTTGCGATTAGTAATCAGCAAGTCTACCACACCCATGTCATGTACCCAATTCTTGAAGTCCTCAGCTGTCAAAGGTAATGTATCTGCGCCCCGTCTTTCTTCTACCTGTACAATCTCATTAAAGTCCCCCATGAAGCAACAGGGAACCTGACATAAGCCAACTATGTAGCTCAACTCCTCCCAAACAACAAGTTTCTCATCTCTTGTATGCGCACCATACACCAGAATAAAAGCACAATTAAAATTATACTTCAATATCTCCCCTTCAACACACAACCATCTCTCCCCTTTGGGCtatttcttatttaaaaaaattcatcatCCCAAATTAATAACAACCCACCAGAAACACCATTGGATTTAACAAAATCCCAACTCGCACCACTATTCCccaaatattttttacattaaaattagtcactaactgtctcttagtctctaccAGGCCTAACATGTTTAGCCTAAAAATTCTTCTCAGGTTCTTTATCATCATGAGCTTTTCATCCTCCctcatattaaaatattttaatatatatattaaattataattatattttaagatgtttatttataatttatttattattttattctaaaatagttCTTCTAGTTGAATTACCGATTAGACCGATTAGACTAATAAACCAATAAATTAGTAACTAAAATGATTTAATGACTGATTTGATTTTCAAAACCTTGATTTGAAATATAGAATCGGTAACCTAAAAAATAAGTATTAAAGGCCATTAAACATTAAAGAAAAtgaattgattaaattaaaatcattaaaaagGATTAAATTAACTAAGCTAAGATTTATTTCAAAACAAAGGATCACATATGTTTTGAGAAAGACAACTCAATCCGGGTAGACATTGTCTCTTCAAAGTTAGCATTTCATCGCCACGCATCTTCAAGCGCAATTGCCGGCTCCGCCACCGCCCAACTAAGAGACCAAGTCAATCCTTCCATCGTCACTCTTGCAACGTGTAGCCCGATTTGGTAATCACTGCCGCCAAACTGAACTCGACATGCATGGCCTGGCACTACCATGTTGCTAGCTGGACTTTTATCAACTAACTATGAACCCGTGCTAAGCACGGGAATTAAAAATTACATTATGTCTTTCTAATATCATGTGCATTATAATCCA is a window encoding:
- the LOC112786145 gene encoding uncharacterized protein, yielding MGDFNEIVQVEERRGADTLPLTAEDFKNWVHDMGVVDLLITNRKFTWFKGRSCSRIDRVLVSLEWLENFSETRMRGGPRGLSDHCPIIVEERRRSDGPRPFRSLDSWFTHEDFLRLVKEEWRGLGEAPFTDKLKALTVPLGRWHKNNFGNMDKTIMKFEKEIKKIDEMVGDGVYDGTMEARRKALVTCCEKWYVRKELHWKQMSRSRHTKDIDKNTRYFHNLASARRRNNRIDELLINGRLIRNQARIKIAVRDFYKNLYHQEESPLVGFRDGLVEMIDEDDALALEVQPNPQEIKEAV